A single region of the Pseudosulfitobacter pseudonitzschiae genome encodes:
- the nrdH gene encoding glutaredoxin-like protein NrdH, giving the protein MTITVYSKPACVQCTATTRALEARGIAFSVIDLTEDAAAMEVVQGLGYRQAPVVVAGDDHWAGFRPDKISAMI; this is encoded by the coding sequence ATGACCATCACCGTCTATTCCAAACCGGCCTGCGTTCAATGCACCGCCACCACCCGAGCGCTTGAGGCGCGGGGGATTGCGTTTTCCGTGATCGACCTGACCGAAGACGCCGCCGCGATGGAAGTGGTGCAAGGGCTGGGTTACCGGCAGGCACCTGTGGTTGTGGCCGGCGACGATCATTGGGCCGGTTTCCGCCCCGACAAAATCAGCGCAATGATCTAG